The window GCTCCTTCGGGTGGTAGGGCTCGctgtttttctcatttttgctCGACTTGTCCTTCGAATAAAAGCTTGACTTCTTGTCTCTATTCGTGTGGTGCAGGTACGACTCTTCGTCTGAGTTTATGGAACTCAAGGAGTCGTCTTGGTATTCGATGGCTCTGGCCTGGTCCCGGGTTCGATCCCGCGGTTGGTCGTTGAAGCGGTCGTAATCATAGGGCTGGAGATTGTGGTGGTGATGCCTCCGACTCATTTTCCAACGCAATTGTTCGtgttattacataaaaaaggATTTTGCCACTCACAAATACACATCAAATTGACATTTGGGCAACTGAGAATTAAATTCCAAAACTGCCAACCGCAAacgaaaatttaccaaaaaaatcaatttttattttgaggcGTTATTGCACAAATACGTCGAAGAAACTGAAGGGAATTAACAAGACCGAGCATGTGGGTTTATCGTCAATAATTTTCGTTATCAGTAAACTCTTTTTTTCTTCAGTAGAATGATAAATCTTATCAAGCAGTGAGACCAATATCAAAGTGGAATGTCCCCACGTCAGAAATTTGATAATGGGGGCTGTTtgacataaataattaattattcacgcgtttgtagttttagtaaaaattggTGCAGTTAATTGTTGTATTTGTTACATGTTTATATATTTGAGATAGGTGTGTAACAATCACGTGGTTTGCGCGGTCACATCATTTGTGGTgctttaattatattttatttacgtgTGATGTGATCTGATCACGACAATTCACAACAATGGCTCTTTTAAATTTAGGGGAGGATCCCTGGTATGGTCAAAGTAAAtacgtaaatttatttaaaaaattctttcttAGGTTGGTTGAATATGAATCCTGTGAGAAATTGTACAGAGATATCATGGAACAGCTAATGCAGCGTCAGAAGCTTCCCAGAACCAGTGATAAGTATTCCCATCTGTCTGCAACAATTCGTTTGAGACTAAAACAATACAATAACGAAGTTGGacaattaaagcaaaaattagacaTAACAACCAGAAGGGATTCAATGTAACTcctagttttaattttgccgagactttatttcataatttatagCACTGCGGCTGAGTCTGAACGAAGGACAAGACAGTTAGAAATCTTACACTCAAATGcgataaaaatgcaaaatttgttCGAAAACCAAGCGTCAAGTAAAGCGCAAGAGGATAGAAGGAGGCTCATGGGAGAGGCAGGGGCTTCTGCTTGGGGGGATAGTCACAGTAGCGATGAATTATCCAACTATTCAGTTGAACAGTTAAAGGCAGATCAAAAAAGGATGCTGGGAGGtattcttattaaaaatcattgaggagtgttttaaaatttaatttcagaacaAGAACAAGGACTCGATAATTTGGCCCAAATAATATCGCGACAGAAAAATATCGCTCACACGATTTCAAACGAAGTAGACTTACACAATGGTATGATTACGGACTATCTTCAGTTACTTTAAAAAGAACatacgatttttattttttcagaaatattgGATGACTTGGGGACCCAAATCGATCGAACCGACACCAGAGTTAGAACTGAAACGCAGCACATTTCAGTGGTCGAAACCAAAGATAAAACTTGCGTTTATTGggttgttattattttattatttataagtaTAATCGTGGTTGCAGCAATTTGACGCttgaacacaatttttttacaatgtgatttatattttattaaacaaataaacaaatacataTTCTAACATGTATAAGTTTAGTTTAAAACAGAATTTATACAACATAAATTAAGCCGACTTAAGTTTACTTTAGTTCATCTAAAAATGGTACGGTGCGCAGTTGGCCAACGGAGGCTATTGATAGTTTACCTGAAGCAACTTTCTTGAGAGCCTGAAAAAAACACGTTAACAAAAACTAGACTCGCTTTTATAAACTTACAGCATTGACATCTGCTGTTGTGATTGAATCAATCTCTGCCACCACCTGACTTGGCGATTTCGCCGACCCCAAAACAGCCGCCTGACTTCCGAGAAAATCAATAGCGCTTGAACCAGactcatttttaataagaagCGCCGCTTTCAATTGATTCTTCCCTCTGTTAACATCCGCATCGGTCAAATTCCCAGCTTTTAGCAATTTGAATGCTGCTTGCACAATTTTCCCGGCTGTGGCTTCCGGTGCTGCAATCAAGACACCAAAAATCCCGGCATCACTGTAGCTGGCATTGAACGTATTGAGGGCGTATTTGGCATCGCCTTCGCCTCCAACAACTTTACTCAAGGCCCCATTGTCTACAGACCCCCACTTGACTTTGGGGCCTCCGCCTAGGGCTTTCTGAAGGACTGAAACAGCAAGCGCTTCTTTGGAATTCTTCCATGGGGCGCCTTGGCCGGCGATCGCAACGTATGCAAAATCGCCCCCTTTGTCAGACCTGATTTCGCCCCCAAAGTACGGAGAGGGATTGGATGTACCTTCCCCACTTTCAAGGGCTAGTCCTTGGGCGTATTTAACAAGTTGTGAGTGATCTACTCCCAAACCAACAACAGCAGCACGTCCGGAAAGGAAATTACTGGCAACGTAATGTTGGAGAGTCTCAGATGAAATGTTCCCCAAGTTGTATTTAGCACTGTAGAGGGAGTTTCCAAGACCGCGACGGAACGCAGCTTTGTGAACCAAATCAATTGCCCtcaactaaaaattaattgtaattatttatttaacaaagttGTGTTAAATACTTGTGGTGGCCGAATGGCGAGTTCAAGCCTTTGGCGACCGACATTTTCTGACACTTCCCATGGTTTGAAAACCTGCTGAGTGGCCACTTCTGTGAGGAACGGAAGCGTTTTCTCGACGGCTTTCCTGGTGCCCTCCAAAGTGTACGAAACGATCTCGCGATCGGAGGTGGCCGTCAAGGTGGCCCCAGCTTGCTGGATGTTACGTGTAATGGCAAACTGTGTGGCATTTTTCGTTGATAAGCCAGCGCAAATGCGAAGAGTGTGTGTCACGCCGGCATTTTCATGCGTTTCGTTGCGGGAACCGGCCCTAAACAccagaaattaagaaaaaattaaataaatgagtGGAATTGAACCTAAAGACGATGGAAATGCGCGAAATGGGGCATTCGTTTTCGGCCGAGGCCACGACCAAATTGTTGGGTAGAGTGGTATTTTTGACTTCGTAGTCGTGGATGCCTCCGATGGGGGCTGGGGGGCAGCTGGCGTAGCCACGTGTCTGCAAAAAGGGGGATTTTTAGGTAGAAATGGGACATAGCAGCGAGGGCAGTTTACATAACAGGTCAGGTAATTTTTAAGGAAGGGTAAACGTACCGCTACGGCTCGAAGCAGGGGAACCTTTGTGATATTTGCAGCCATTGTGATTTGAGAGCAATTGGTTTAAATaagagtttttgaaaatatctcTTATTGAATTTCCGTTCCGGACATCAGCGGCCACAACTGTCAAATGTCAGTTAcgtaatttcacaaaaaagtcCCTACGTTTTTGTTACAGATTTCTACCAAATAGACGTCAGAGACATCTACACAGCAATTaacggtatttaaaattaaaaaaaaactttttaaaaa of the Tribolium castaneum strain GA2 chromosome 1, icTriCast1.1, whole genome shotgun sequence genome contains:
- the Syx8 gene encoding syntaxin-8 yields the protein MALLNLGEDPWLVEYESCEKLYRDIMEQLMQRQKLPRTSDKYSHLSATIRLRLKQYNNEVGQLKQKLDITTRRDSITAAESERRTRQLEILHSNAIKMQNLFENQASSKAQEDRRRLMGEAGASAWGDSHSSDELSNYSVEQLKADQKRMLGEQEQGLDNLAQIISRQKNIAHTISNEVDLHNEILDDLGTQIDRTDTRVRTETQHISVVETKDKTCVYWVVIILLFISIIVVAAI
- the LOC656817 gene encoding cytochrome b-c1 complex subunit 2, mitochondrial encodes the protein MAANITKVPLLRAVATRGYASCPPAPIGGIHDYEVKNTTLPNNLVVASAENECPISRISIVFRAGSRNETHENAGVTHTLRICAGLSTKNATQFAITRNIQQAGATLTATSDREIVSYTLEGTRKAVEKTLPFLTEVATQQVFKPWEVSENVGRQRLELAIRPPQLRAIDLVHKAAFRRGLGNSLYSAKYNLGNISSETLQHYVASNFLSGRAAVVGLGVDHSQLVKYAQGLALESGEGTSNPSPYFGGEIRSDKGGDFAYVAIAGQGAPWKNSKEALAVSVLQKALGGGPKVKWGSVDNGALSKVVGGEGDAKYALNTFNASYSDAGIFGVLIAAPEATAGKIVQAAFKLLKAGNLTDADVNRGKNQLKAALLIKNESGSSAIDFLGSQAAVLGSAKSPSQVVAEIDSITTADVNAALKKVASGKLSIASVGQLRTVPFLDELK